In Methanobacterium aggregans, one DNA window encodes the following:
- a CDS encoding DUF4012 domain-containing protein, producing the protein EIVEYNKGIKTDAVVMITPDAVNALVSAAGPIYVDGYGYVTNDSINFIRGEQSGGGMTRGVAVESVMKPIIDSAESNPVTFLKLANVALDQYNKGYIRVVPKDFVAQFAITKSLKI; encoded by the coding sequence GGAAATAGTTGAGTACAACAAGGGAATAAAAACAGATGCAGTTGTGATGATAACACCTGATGCAGTTAACGCACTTGTAAGTGCTGCAGGTCCAATCTACGTGGATGGTTACGGTTACGTGACCAACGACTCCATTAACTTCATCAGGGGCGAACAGAGCGGCGGGGGTATGACCAGGGGTGTTGCTGTGGAATCTGTTATGAAGCCTATAATAGACTCTGCTGAAAGCAATCCTGTTACATTCCTTAAGCTGGCGAACGTGGCTCTTGATCAGTACAACAAAGGATATATTCGGGTTGTCCCAAAAGATTTCGTTGCACAGTTTGCAATTACCAAAAGTCTGAAGATTTAG